The segment ACGGTCAGGCCCGCGAGCAGCGACGCGTGGCGGCCTGCGATCAGGTCCTTCGGGTCGAGGTCGTGCGTGCGCCACAGGCGCTTCGCCAGACGCATCAGCGCGACCGGCGCGCCCAGCGCCTTGAAGCTGCCGAGCGGCGAGCGGAACGACTCGTCCTTGACCGCGAGCCGCGCGACGCCGAGTTGCGCGGCGGCGTCGGGCAGGTCCCACAACGGCGTCGGCGCGGCGCCGAGGAGGCGCCAGTTCGACAGCCACGCGCCGCTTTCGTCGGCGGTCGCGATGTTCAGCACGCGCCGCAGCGCGTCGGGATAAGGGGCGCGTGACGACCGGGGATTGGCGATCAGCATGGCAGGCTTGCTCCGGAGGGACGGCCTCGGCAGAGGTCCGTCGGTTGAGTCGCATCGGGAAAGCGCCGGTTGCGCCCGCCCTCGATGAGCAAAATAATATTGCGCAGGCTGGTCAATAAATTCCCCAATTGAGCTGGCTTTGCGCAACAATTTCTCACTTTGGCGAGGCTTCACGCGAAATCATGACCACCCCTCTCGATGCGTTCGATCGCAAGCTGCTGATGGAAGTCCAGCGGGACGCGCAGACGCCCCAGAACGAACTGGGCGCGCGCGTGAACCTGTCGACCGCCGCGGTGAACCGGCGGCTGCGCCGCCTCGCGGAAGACGGCGTGATCGAGCGCTACACGGCGGTCGTCTCGCCGGAGAAGGTCGGATATGCGCTGACGATCGTCGTCAACGTCGAGATGGAGAGCGAGCAGCTCGACCAGATCGATGCGATGAAGCGGACTTTCGAACAGTGTCCGCAGGTGCAGCAGTGCTATTACGTGACGGGTGAGTGGGATTTCGTGCTGATTCTCACCGTACGCGACATGGACCAGTACAACGCGCTCACGCGGCAGTTGTTCTTTTCGAATAACAACGTGAAGCGGTTCAAGACGCTGGTGAGCATGGGGCGGGTGAAGGTGGGGTTGGGGGTGGCGGTCGACATGGAGGAGTGAAATCCGGTGAACGGCGCCTCCGGAAGGTTGTCCGCGAGGCGGGTGAAGACCCGGATTTCGAGGTTGAATCGCGCTTGTTTAAAGCGGCAACGATATTGCCTGTGCCCTCTCAATTACTCGGCGATATTGGTCGTCGATTACCCGGCGATATAGGTTGTCGAATGGGATTCCGCTCGGCGGTCAGTCAAAAGCACCTTATGCAGCGTATACTCAATAACAATACGTAAAGGGCAAGCACAGCGCGATCTGAGCGAATTGACTTCGCAATCCGCAAAACGATTGCTCTATAGTTCAAACCACGCCGGTTAACCGGCGCATCGCAGGAGCAAAAAATGGACGGAGCGATTCTCGGGCGAGCAACAGC is part of the Burkholderia ubonensis subsp. mesacidophila genome and harbors:
- a CDS encoding Lrp/AsnC family transcriptional regulator; the encoded protein is MTTPLDAFDRKLLMEVQRDAQTPQNELGARVNLSTAAVNRRLRRLAEDGVIERYTAVVSPEKVGYALTIVVNVEMESEQLDQIDAMKRTFEQCPQVQQCYYVTGEWDFVLILTVRDMDQYNALTRQLFFSNNNVKRFKTLVSMGRVKVGLGVAVDMEE